AGagcctgctgccagcctggccAAGCTCCCAGCATGGCAGAAAGGCAAAGTGATGCAGAGGAACAACAGAGCTGCAAAGGGAGAGAAGCAAACCCAGCATGCAGCACGTCCCACTGCTCTGCAAGCTGCCTGCTTGCAACTCCCAGCAGGGCTTGGAGATGGGGTCAGCCCCCAGCAAATAGTGGAGTGAtgctggagcagaaggaggTTGGTTTTGGGGTCTGAATGCCAGCACTCACCATCGGGTTCTCGCTCTGTTCTCTATTTGCCCCTGTGTTCCTTATTTAAACCATAGGATTTCAGCTTTGCCAACCTGGTAGCACACAGCCaaacccccctccccacccccaggAGGGCCAGAAGTCACTTCACCCATTTCACAAGTCAGCTGAGTAagacctgctgctcacagctgagTAATCCCACCCTGAATCACAGACACAATCGCTGCTGGATGATGCCAAGGATGCCGGATGAGCAGGAAGGCGGTGAGGACTGGCAAGCAGTTGGCAACCAACAGCAGGGAGCTCAGCAAGAACAGCCCAGGCAGAACACAGAGAGAGAAGGGCTGCTacccctgcaggcagcaggagatggGAACTGCACCTCcccagcagggactgcagccaGAGAGCAGGTGTAAGCCCTGCAGCGAGACCTCTGCCCTTGGCAGATCAGTCACCAGCCCTCTTCCCGTAACACCTCAATGCTTTTAATGCCTTGTCACCCTTCCAAGCCCTCCTGCAGCTTTCACCCAGGACACGTCTGCGGCCGTTCCACCACCAGACACACTTTAGTTAATTGCGTGGAGAGAAGGCAAGGCAACGCAGTGAGAAAGATTGGGAGCAGCGTGCTCCCAGCTGAACTGCATATGaaggtgggcagaggagagaaagaCATGCACGTTAATGGGGAAACAGCTCTCTAGGGGACAAAAAAGCCCTGTGTCTTTCAGCAGGGAGCACGCAGATCCCATGCTTTCAGATGGAGCTCTCCAGGGAGGACGGCAAGCTGTGCCTCTCGTGCAGCAGTGCCACaggaggcacacacacacacacagctggtgACATGAGCTCAGATGTTCCTTCATGCATCGCAGAGCCACCAAATGAGTGTCGTCCTCTATCAGCAGGGATTGGCTGTGATTGCTGCTCTCAGAGCTGGGTGGTGTTTAAAGAAAGCCCCAAAGCAGCACGCTGAGCCATTAAATCCAACAGCAAAACTGCACGCTGCCTTCTCATTCACTGCTCAGAGGCCCATCCGTGTGGGGTGAGGATGGGTTTGTTCTGCACACATGTCTTGCTGGGCGATGGCCCAGGGCTTTCCAGCCGTGCCCATCCAACTcagcacacaaagctgctgTTAACGTGTTACTGCCATCACCCGGAGAGCTGGGGAAGAGCTGAGGGAAGGCAGGAGGGTTGTGTGAGATGCAGGGACGTGGATCTGCGCTCTGTAACCAGGAGCAACACGCTGACAGCGTGGCAGCAACCCGCAGGGCTATTGCCATGCCAGCAACACCAGAACAACTGGAGCCCCtttggcagagcagctccacacTGAACAGACTCCTGCTGCATTGAGCCACGGGTTGCAAGGAGGTAACCCATGCACTCAGACCCAAGAGCCACATGAACCAGCATGGAGATACCCCCATTAGGCTGAATTCCCCCCTACAACATCCCAAAACCAAGTGAGAGAAGGAGAGAACGAGCTCCTGTTGAGCAACCTCCCCTAACAAGCTCTGTGTTGGCAGAGCAGCGTTGAGGGGGAAACCACGCTGCTGTGCTCCCTACAGCCTTGAGCAGGGCCCAAACGTTGGAGCTAACAGCCCAGGTGTCCCTGCTGATGTTCTCATGCCCCTTTTGCTGCAGGAGGCTGTTCTGAAAGGGCACTAAAGTAGgtcactgctggcaaaaagcaaaaccccTTAAGCAGAGCAATAATAAGACCTCGTTCCAGGAAGTAATTAAGCAGCATTACAGGATTGCGTTGGGGAACAGCACGTATGAGTCTACATTCCAAATGTCAGGACACATTGCAAAGGGGGGGGGAATTCACAGCTCTGGGGTCACGGGGACACGTTGGCCTCCTGCCTGCCCAAAGTCAGCTCATGGAGCTCAAACAGAGCAGCCCTAAATCAGTAACCCCATCAATTCCATCTGCGTCTCCATAGAAACCCCCCTCCTAGATAGTGAAATAGGAACCAAACTGCTTCAGATAGAGGCAGGTAAGTTGCCCTTAAGAAACATCAGCACAGTCAGAAGTCTGTCTAAGGCAGGACAACGCTGCAAACCCAATGAGAGCAGATGAGCCCTGATGAACCCCTCTGGTTTTGGGGGCAGATGTGCACTGAGTGGAGCGAGCTGCTAAGAGCAAAGCAGGGAGAGCCTTATTATTGAGAGCTGATTGTGGCACATTGAACTGGGGAcgggggggggaaatggggtTGTACTAAACTCTGTTGATTTCTTGTTGCAGAAGGGAAAATTAAGAGGGGAATCCAAAGGAGAGAAACCAAAAAGCCTGGTGCAAAAAAGGCAACGCATATAAGAAATGGAGCCCTACAGCAGAAATCCTGAGCACTGCCTTATTGCCTTAGCTCCTGAGCACTGCCTTATTGCCTTAGCTCCTGAGCACTGCCTTATCTCCTATAAGGCTGCCTTGATTCCCTTCCTTcaggaggcagctctgcagtcagTGAGATTCCTCACTCACACATCCAACTCAACACTCACCCCCACGCTGTGCTTCTTTTAGCTCCAACACGAGCTGCTCACATCGGCTGCTCCACCCCATAGAGttgaatggggggggggggggcaatgGGAGCAGAGCCACAGCTCTGAGCCACAGGACAAGAAATGACCCTTCCCAAACAACCTGACAGCTGCTGCTCAccttcctctgctccttcctcaTCACGTGTTTGTCATCATCCTTCCAATAGGCatcttccagctcctgctgcctcttAGCATCGGCTGCTGCCTTTGCTTCAGCCTTCCTTGCACGGGCAGCAGCCGATTTGGTGTTCTCCCCTTGGAACTTCTTGGGCATcactcactgtgctctgcagagaggaaaacaagcaagcaaaagagCTCAGAGCCCCCGTCAGGCCTTAGGGATCACCTCAGCCCCTACAAGCCGCAATGAAGCCTGAACACACAGCTTAATgatcacagccccacagctcaAAGGGGGAGCTCAGAGCACTGCCAAGCCCCCCGTATCCACAAGTAGCCGATCCCAGCAGCCCCATACAGCGCAGTGAGGGGGGGTCACAGTGCCCTAGTACCCTCATGGGGGGGTCACAGTGCCCTAGTACCCTCATGGGGGGGGTCACAGTGCCGTTATACCCTCATGGGGGGGGTCACAGTGCCGTTATACCCTCATGGGGGGGTCACAGTGCCCTAGTACCCTCATGGGGGGGGTCACAGTGCCGTTATACCCTCATGGGGGGTCACAGTGCCCACTATGGAGGGCGAGGAGCCATAAGGgaatggtggggggggggggggggtgttgttACACAGGGGTGGGCCCGGCCTACAGAACACAACGCCAACCTGAGACCCCCCCCCCGTTAACCCCCCCACGTCCACCGCCATTAGGAACGGAAGCCGTGATGTTTAACGGCATTGGATCATAGCGCAGAGCTCCAGGCCGCAGCTCACCCCCATATGGatcccgacccccccccccccccataagcTCCCCCAGCCGTCCCGTTCCTACCCGGCTCGGCCGCTCAGCCCGTCGCGCTCTTTCTACGTCATCACTCCGCGCGGCGCATCCCGCGGGGTGTCACCCCCACTGCCTCGCAGCGCTCCCGCCGCCATCTTTGTTAAGGGCAAGGTCGCGGCTCCAGGAGAACTGCTGATAAGCTGTAGTGAGAGGGACGCAGCCCGTATCTACATCCGCATCCACGTCCCCTCTCGCACTGCGGGCGGCGAGCCGCGAGAAGGCCGCTCGACTCTGCTTCAATCAATTACCCCCCTTGTGCCCGGTACAAAGATGGCGCCGCTGTGCCACCACCCAAAGATGGCGGCGGAGAGGGGGGCGTGGCTACCTGTCAATAGTGGGCGTGGCCTACCGGGTATCACCCAATCCGGGCGGGGCCTAACGGGGTGTGACCCGTTGTTCCTTCTGGTGGGCGGGGCTTATATTGACCACGCCCCCTCAGCACGGACCTCCTCATTGTGCCCCCCCCAACACGGCGGACCCCCGACCCACTCATTGCACCAACACAGTGACACACAGCCGCCATGTTCCATAGAGCCCCAGCGTTTATTGTCCCCTCCCAGGGGGGGGGACACCGACACAGGGGGTGCACATCAGTatctgtgcccccccccccatgcccccTTTTGCCCCCTATCCCTACACGtggctttcctgcagcagctgctcattGACCCCCCGGTGTTGGGGGGGACCCCCTGCCAACAGCACCGGGGGGGCTTCAGGATACGACCCCCCTTGAGGGTCTCTATAGACCTGCAAAGAGGAGACAGGTGagcaggaggtgggggggggggggttgtgtgTGGTTGGGGGGGGGTCTGAGGGTGTTACCTTGATGGGACACCCCCCTGAAGGTGAGGACACAGAGGATGTCAGCTTGGTGATGTCCCACCATAGCACCCCTGGGGGCAGCTGGGCCCTCTTGTTGGGCCCTGCAGGGTGGGGGGGGCACAGAGGGGTGTGAGAGAGCAGCATTGGGCAGCCCCCCTTttacaccccccccccccccccaaaaacaGGCTCACCTGCCATGTAGCTGAGCAGCACCCCTACCAGCACAGTGGAGAGTGTCCCCAGTGCCCCATAGTACAGATAGGAGATGGCATAGAAGTCACCCACAATGGGAGGCCTGCAGGGAAGGAGGttaaggggggtgggggggtggacATACAGGAGCAATGGTgtgtcccatccccatccctaccAGCTGCCCCCCTCTCACCGTGCAGCCGGGTGGGTCGTGGTGCTGTGGGGGCAGTGGTCCCATCAGCAGCGTGTGGTTGGGGCTGGCAGTGTGGTTGTAGAGTGGGCAGTGGGCTCCGGAGGCAGGCAGGACACCAGCAATGTCAGCAGGGGCTGGATAGAGGCTGCCACCCACTGCCACCCATAGCGAGAGCATGAGGCCGATGCTCAGACCCCCGAACACACCCTGGGTGAGCAATAGGGGTCTGCATGGTGCTgggacccccagccccacacccccCCCTTGCCCTCCCAGCACTCACAGCTGTGTTGCACACTGGAACAAACATGCCCAGTATGAAGGCTCCAAGCAATGGGCCGCTGATCACCCCCATGACGGTGAAGAGCCCTGCAGGGGGGGGACCCTGAGGTGCCTGGAGGGTTCTCCATCCACCAGCCATGTGTGGTGGGTGCAGGTGCaaaacaggagggggaagagGTGGGGGCACTCACCTGCAGCACGCCGCACCCAGCAGTGAAGCCAGCGCAGCCACCGTGATGCAGGCAGTGCCATAGAACAGTGctgggggggggcagaggggtTGAAGGGGGGGGGATGTGGCAGTGCTGCATGGCACAGTGCACATAGCAgggcactgcagtgctgtagaGCATTGCatggcactgcagtgctgtagaGCATTGCatggcactgcagtgctgtagaGCATTGCATGGCGCAGGGGGGATTGCATAGGGTGGCACAGCGTGGCTATAGGGCAGGGTGGCATCAGAGCCCTGTCCTCACTCACACAACCCCTTGGAGATCAACATCAGCCTCCGTGGTGACAGCGTGGGCAGCTGGGGCTTCACCAGGTCCTCCACAGTGACGGCTGCCATGGCGTTGATGCTGGTGGAGGCggtgctgggggagcacagcactcagccctACACTGCACCCAAAGGTGGGGATGGCACAGAGCCTTCCCCTCcttggggacattggggtccTCACCTCAGGGTCCCGCTGTAGGCACAGGCCAAGAACAGTCCAGGTACCCCAGGAGACGTCTGGAAGATGTCGAGGACCAGGTAGGGCATGTACTGGGGGGCAGAGTTGTGTCGGGGGGGCAGGCAAGACCCCTGTCCCcattcttttcccctttccccatGGCTGCTCTCAACTGAGCGCTCAAGAGGATGGATCCGGTGCAGCCATACTTGGTCAGGGGCTGAGATGTGGCCGGCCAGGAGGGGGTCACAGTCCTTGTAGAGCACAAACATCACAAGGCCACAGGCCACCGCGCTGGAGACGATGCAGAAGAGCCCCACTTGATTGACCAGCAGCGCTCTGCAGGCACAGGGTGAGATCAAAGCTCGGCCCCATCAGGCtcagcagaactgcaggggttgggCAGGGGCCATGCAGGGCTGCAAGGGGCAGTGTAATGGTGCAGGAGCCATGCAGGGGTGCAGGATGCATGCAGGATGGAGGGGCCAACTTCCCAGAGGTTCATGCATCCCACTCCCGCAGTGCAGCCCCTCACCCCCATgcaccagggctgcagcccccattgctgccccccTCCTCACATCCTCGCCTCCCTCTCGCTCTTGCAGGCCACGTAGCGCTGGACCTGAGCCTGGTTCACGCCGTACATGGAGAGCCAGACCAACGTGCCGCCCAGCAGGAAGGTCCAGAAGGTGTAACGGCTCCGGGGGTCGAGGTCAAAGctgggggggggcagagggTGAGCTGGGGCAACGTGGGCACTGCAGCATCCaggggggctgggaggggggggggtggttGATGGGGACCCACTCTCCAAAGTTCACCCTGGATCCATTGGTGGCAATGGCCAGTGCCTTGGAGGgaccccccagcagcagcagcccccgGATGATGACAGCAAGGAACCCAGAGAGCATAACGAAGACCTGGAAGACGTCGGTCCAGATGACAGCCTTCATCCCTCCCTGCACCAGGGGGAGCACAGTGAGCACCGGGAAGCCAGCACCCATGGGCCCCCCCCCCACACCAGGACCCCCCACTCTGCACTCACTATAGTGGTGTAAAAGGTGCAGATGGCTCCAGTGGAGAGCAGGGATGCCCAGATGTCCAGACCAGTCACTAAAGGGGAGACGATGATGCTGATAAGCATTGGTGCTCAGGGTAGAGATGAGGGGATAAGGACACGTGGATGCtgtcccccatgtcccccccccATACCTTGATTGAGGATCAGGGCAGGGGCATAGATGACGATCCCTGTGTACAGCGTCTgtggggatggggtgagggggggggtcAGAGCTGTGCCTGATGCCCAATGAGGGGGGCAAAGGGGGATTGGGGAGGGGGATGCAGTATGCTggtgctgccccagcacagcgtgCAGGCGATGGAATAACACTTAGAGCTCCATTCCAAACAGCCATCCTGCAGGGCCGTGTTTGCTTTGGAGGCACAGAAAAGGCACGTGCATGGAAACAAGGGGCTGAGCACAGTGGGGACCCACATCtccccccataccccatatccctcAGGGACTCACCGTAGCCACCACATACTGCAGGGTCCCACAGAGCCTCACGCTCCGTCCGAACCTCCTCTCCAGGTACTGGGGACAGAGAGGGAGGGTGAAGGTTTGGGTGGTAGAATCCCATCCCCTGCTCACACTGAAGGGGGGATGCAATGCCCCGTGCCCACCTCGTAGGTGCTGGTGAGCCCCAGGCGGTAGAAGACGGGCAAGAAGAGGTAAGCAGTGAGCAGAGTGTTGAGCAGCTGCCCCAGGCACATCCAGAGGAACTTGGAGCCGTAGCGATACGCCTCTGCTGGCACCCCCAGCACTTGGATGGCTGACATGAAGCTGGCCGACAACGAGAGCCCCACTGGTATTGCTGCCATGCGCCGGCCGCCCATAAAGAAATCCTCTGAGGTCTTCTGGCCACCTTTAGACAGCCCGTGGAACAGCCCGATGGCCGTGGAGATGAGCAGCATCAACCCAAAGACGCCGTAATCCCAGAGGGTGAAGGTGAGGGGATCCGGTGCCCACATCTCCGGTGGTGTGGGGACGGCCCCCATGGGCACAAGGGGACAAGGACCTGCAGGTGGGACAGGGCACTgcaggggcagcagcactgcagcaagagGGAGCACTGGCTGGTTATCAAGGTGCAGATGTGTGAGCATGGAGAGGAGCATCACCGCATCGCCATCCCTGCGCTCATCATAGGTGCGAAGAAGCAGCCTGAGAGCACCCCAAATACCCCCCAAATACCCCCAATACCTCCCGATCCGTGGCACACAGCGCTGCCTGGTCCCACCACGGAGCAAAGCAGCCGAAGGACACGGCACAGGGACACAGCAATCCNNNNNNNNNNNNNNNNNNNNNNNNNNNNNNNNNNNNNNNNNNNNNNNNNNNNNNNNNNNNNNNNNNNNNNNNNNNNNNNNNNNNNNNNNNNNNNNNNNNNNNNNNNNNNNNNNNNNNNNNNNNNNNNNNNNNNNNNNNNNNNNNNNNNNNNNNNNNNNNNNNNNNNNNNNNNNNNNNNNNNNNNNNNNNNNNNNNNNNNNTGGGGGCAGTTTCGGGGCGGGGGTTTCCCCGCTCCCACGCGCACCCCACGTGGGATTTCCGCGCCACGCGCCAATCCCCGCGCTGCTCCCTGAAGCGTTCAGCCAATGGGAAGAGCGGGGGCGGCGCGCCCCGTTGGGGGGGTATAAAAGGAGGCGGCGGAGCGCGGGGCGGCTCAGAGCGATCGCGGAGCTGGAGAGAGCGGGGATATCGCGATAGAGGAGCTCGCCAAGGAACGTATCGCGACAGGAGGTTTCGCGACTGAAGATACCTCGAGGGAGACGCTGCGATTGCGGCAGTTCCGCCGCTCGGATTAACTGCCGTCGGGCTTCTGTGCCTTCGTTTGGATTATATCGCGATATGACcttggaggagctgctgccgtGCGACAGCCCGAGGTGGGGacggggatgggatggggtgtaATGGATATAATgtaatgggatgcaatgggatgggatgggatataatgtaatgggatgcaatgggatgggatgggatataatgtaatgcaatgggatgggatgtaATGTAATGCTATGGGTTGGGATTGGATGTAATGggatgggatataatgggatgtaatgggatgtaatggggTGGGCTGCGGGGTTCCCGGCCGTGCTGAGCCCCGCACTGACCCGGTTGTGCCCCGCAGGATGCGCGCTGTCGGAGCGGCGCTGGAGCGGCTGTTGGCGGCGGCGCAGCGCAGCGCTCGGCTCAGCGTGGGGGTCTATGAGGCCGCCAAGCTGCTGAACGCGTGAgtgaggggaggagaggagccaaggggggggggggggattcaTTTTGGGGGGGGTCCGGGAGGGTCGGAGGGGTCCGTTTTGGGGGGGGGTCGGCCTGTTTGCTGCCGGCAATGGGGTGTTGTTGGGCACGTGGAGGCTTTGGGGTGGTAACTCAATGTGAGGAGGGGGGTTAATTCGGAGCCCGGGGGGTCTGgcgtatatatatatgtgtatatatatatatggtgaGGGTGGGGGCTGCTGAGCTCAAAGCGGGGCTGGATCAGCAGCACCACCGTgacgccccccccccctctatTACCCATATAGGGACCCTGACAGCGTGGTGCTGTGCGTATTGGCCACCGACGAAGAGGACGAAGGGGATATCGCCCTTCAGATCCATTTCACGCTGATCCAAGCCTTCTGTTGTGACAACGACATCCACATCGTGCGGGTAGCCGGCATGAGGCGCCTGgcggctgtgctgggagagccGGAGCCGGGATCCGAGCCTCGAGATCTGCATTGCCTGCTGGTCACGGTGAGCACAAGGGGGTGGGTGAGCACAAGGGGGTGACGTGGGGCTGCTGTGAGTCAGCTGGGTGTGGGGCTGAGTGGCACGAGTGGCACcgggctgctgctgttgtgctgggTTGCCATCGTTGTGCCCTGCTGATGTCATGGTGCTCGTAATGCTGTGATGGAGCTGCTTGCTCTGCTGTGTCCTATTGGGGTGTCGCAGTGCCATGATGGGGCTCCTTGTGTCGTGGTGTCGCTGGATGTTGTGCCATGATGGTGCCATCGCTGGGCTGTGTCCTATTGGGGTGTCACAGTGCCTTGATGCCATCTCCATCACTGTGCcatgcattgctgctgctgtgccattGTGCCATGACAGTGCCATGTCCCATCATGGTGTCACAGTGCCACAATGCCATCTCCATCACTGTGCCAAGGCATCACTGTGCCAAGGCATCACTGTGCCATGGTATCACTGTGCCAAGCCAATGCCACTGCTGTGCCCTTGTGCCATGACTGTGCCATGTCCCATCATGGTATCACAGTGTCACAATGCCATCTCCATCCTTGTGCCAAGGCATCACTGTGCCAAGCCATCACTGTGCCAAGCCAATGCCACTACTGTGCCATTGTGCCATGACTGTGCCATGTCCCATCATGGTATCACAGTGCCACAATGCCAATGGCATCACTGTGCCAAGGCATCACTGTGCCATGCCAATGCACTACTGTGCCATGACAGTGCCATGTCCCCCCCTGGTGTCACAGTGCCACCTTTCCATCACCATCCATATCCCCTGCCGTCCCATGCCATGCTGCCGTCCTGTCCCATCCCTATACCCCCATCTACATGCATTGATCCCATCTCTGTTCTCTCCCCCCCAGATGCCACACGCAGATGCCTGGCAGAGCCACGGTTTGGCAGAGGTGGCCAAATACTGCGCCGAGAGCCGTGACCGTAACCAATGGGTGCCTGTAGTGAGGCTGCAGGAGCGCTGAGCTCAGCATGGAGATGGAGAGCAAAGCTGAGGGCAGCACGGAGCAGCCCCGGCACCCTGAACAAGGAGAGAGGGATTGATCTGGTCAACCAGagagggatggagggagagCAGCGCCTGGCACAGCGATGGGCACAGCTTATGGGGCTGAGCCCGGGGCAGCCGTGGGGCGCACAAGGTCCtgttttggggtgggggggtcccATCTGGGGGGTCCCTGTGAGCGCCCATGGAGCGCTGGGTGCCT
The genomic region above belongs to Excalfactoria chinensis isolate bCotChi1 chromosome 26, bCotChi1.hap2, whole genome shotgun sequence and contains:
- the SLC5A5 gene encoding sodium/iodide cotransporter isoform X1 — translated: MGAVPTPPEMWAPDPLTFTLWDYGVFGLMLLISTAIGLFHGLSKGGQKTSEDFFMGGRRMAAIPVGLSLSASFMSAIQVLGVPAEAYRYGSKFLWMCLGQLLNTLLTAYLFLPVFYRLGLTSTYEYLERRFGRSVRLCGTLQYVVATTLYTGIVIYAPALILNQVTGLDIWASLLSTGAICTFYTTIGGMKAVIWTDVFQVFVMLSGFLAVIIRGLLLLGGPSKALAIATNGSRVNFGDFDLDPRSRYTFWTFLLGGTLVWLSMYGVNQAQVQRYVACKSEREARIALLVNQVGLFCIVSSAVACGLVMFVLYKDCDPLLAGHISAPDQYMPYLVLDIFQTSPGVPGLFLACAYSGTLSTASTSINAMAAVTVEDLVKPQLPTLSPRRLMLISKGLSLFYGTACITVAALASLLGAACCRALHRHGGDQRPIAWSLHTGHVCSSVQHSWCVRGSEHRPHALAMGGSGWQPLSSPC
- the SLC5A5 gene encoding sodium/iodide cotransporter isoform X2 codes for the protein MLLSMLTHLHLDNQPVLPLAAVLLPLQCPVPPAGPCPLVPMGAVPTPPEMWAPDPLTFTLWDYGVFGLMLLISTAIGLFHGLSKGGQKTSEDFFMGGRRMAAIPVGLSLSASFMSAIQVLGVPAEAYRYGSKFLWMCLGQLLNTLLTAYLFLPVFYRLGLTSTYEYLERRFGRSVRLCGTLQYVVATTLYTGIVIYAPALILNQVTGLDIWASLLSTGAICTFYTTIGGMKAVIWTDVFQVFVMLSGFLAVIIRGLLLLGGPSKALAIATNGSRVNFGDFDLDPRSRYTFWTFLLGGTLVWLSMYGVNQAQVQRYVACKSEREARIALLVNQVGLFCIVSSAVACGLVMFVLYKDCDPLLAGHISAPDQYMPYLVLDIFQTSPGVPGLFLACAYSGTLSTASTSINAMAAVTVEDLVKPQLPTLSPRRLMLISKGLSLFYGTACITVAALASLLGAACCRALHRHGGDQRPIAWSLHTGHVCSSVQHSWCVRGSEHRPHALAMGGSGWQPLSSPC
- the GADD45B gene encoding growth arrest and DNA damage-inducible protein GADD45 beta is translated as MTLEELLPCDSPRMRAVGAALERLLAAAQRSARLSVGVYEAAKLLNADPDSVVLCVLATDEEDEGDIALQIHFTLIQAFCCDNDIHIVRVAGMRRLAAVLGEPEPGSEPRDLHCLLVTMPHADAWQSHGLAEVAKYCAESRDRNQWVPVVRLQER